CCTGTATGACGACGGCACGCCCGGCGAGCTGTTCATCACGATGGCGAAGGAGGGCAGCACCATCGGCGGATTGATGGACTCTTTCGGCACCGCCATCTCGCTCTGCCTCCAGTACGGCGTGCCGCTGAAGACGCTGGTCGAAAAGTTCGCGCACTCGCGGTTTGAACCCAGCGGCTTCACGAAGAATCCGGACATTCCGATCGCAAAGTCCATCACCGACTACATCTTCCGCTGGATGGCGCTGACCTTCATCGAGCGCCGCGAACCGTCGGAGCCGGACTCCGGCGCCACCTCGAGCAACGACACGCCCGAGCGCCGCACCATGTCCGGGACCGCGACCAGTGCGCCGCCGGCGAAACCGGCCCGGCCAGAGCCAGCCAGTGACCGAATCGACGCGCAGTTCCGGCACTTCATGGAGGACGCCCCGGTCTGCGACCAGTGCGGTGCGATCACCGTCCGCAACGGCGCCTGCTATCGCTGCTACAACTGCGGAAACTCGATGGGATGCTCGTAGTTCCGCGGGCGCGTCCCAGCGCCTCCCCGGCAGGCGCTCAGTTGCCGGCGGGCGGTGGGGTGTCGGTGTCGGCGGGGTCGGGCTCTTCGGGAGGGGAGTCGAGCGCCCAGATCGCGCGCCGGACCGCACGGGCGAACGCCCGCACGGAGGCGCGGTCGGCACCCGTCGCGGTGATCCACCGACCATCCGTCACCATCGCGCCGCCGACGTAGCGGCCGCCCAGCCTCTTCACTTCCGCTGAAAGTGCCGGATCCGTCGTCAGCTTTCGGTTGCGCAACTCCGGTACGCCCTCCAGCACCACCAGCACCGCCGGCCCCATCGCCGCCACCACACCGCCGCCCGCCCACACCGCCGCCAGCTGCCGCGCCACATCCGCGCGTCCCCGAAGACCTCCGACCGCATCGGCCAGCACCACCATCGCGTCCGGCGCCGCTGCCGAGCCGCTCTCCACCGTTTCAATCTCCGCGCCGTCCGCCAGCAGCTCCCGCCGCACCAGGTCCGCAAACACTGTGTTGGTGGTCGCCGCCAGCCATCCCACACGACGGCCTGCCAGCGGATAGGCCGGCGCCAGCGCGGTGGGCAGCCGCCGCCGTCCGCGCACCGCCTCGAGCTCAATCTCGGGAAGCCGCCGGGCCAGATTCGACTCGAGCACGGCGACGAACGTCGCCGCGTCCGGCGTCGGCCGGCCACCGAGCGATGTGACGATGTCGAACCTCCGCAGCCCCGCGCGCGCAGCCGCGCTGTAGGGTTGGACCGTCTGCACCAGCACGCCGCAGTCGTCCGGCAGCGAATGCAGCAGGCGGTGCAGCGTCACGATGGGCAACACTCCCAGCCCAAGCGCCTCAATGCGGGTCTCAACCAGTTCCCCGGCATGCCGCCCCATCGCCGGCAGCGGCTCCAACGCTTCCAGCCGCGCCCGTACCGTCAGGTTCGTGACGCCGTGGGCTGTCCGCCGCCGCACCGTGTAGGCCACCGTTTCTCCCGGCTGCCGAATGGACTGCTCCCACTCGAAGTCCAGCAGCTCCACCCGCCGCCGCGCCGAGCAGGGACGGCCGTCCACCTCGATCAACACGTCGCCATCCCGCAGCCCGGCGCGATGCGCGGCCGAACCTGGCAGCACGAAGTGAATCAAGATGCCGCGGTCTACGCCCATCGCGCGCGCGAGCTCGTCGTAGAGCTCGTCGGTGAGGAACAGCGGCACCACCGCCCGCACAAACCGCCCATACCGCAGGAAGTGGTCACGCAACACCAACGCGACATCAATCGGGATCGTAAAGCCGAGATTCTGCCCGCGCCCCGCATAGGTGTTCAGCCCCAGGACCCGCCCGTCACGGTCAAACAAAGGGCCGCCGCTGTTGCCCGGATTGATCGCAGCGTCCGTTTGGAACACCCGGGTCTCCGTACCGAGGTCCGCGCGTTCCACATTGCTCAGAATGCCGCGCGTGTAGGTCCGTTTGAGCCCAATCGGCGTGCCCACCGCGAAACACACCTGCCCGACGTGCGCCTCCCGAGGGTTCGCGAACTCGACCGGCCGCACCGGCCGGGGCGGATCCACTTTGAGCAGCGCGACGTCCGGATCCAGCGAAAACCCGATCACGCGCGCGGGCAGCTTCTGTTCGTCGTACATCACCACTGTGATCGAGCGCGCCGGCTGCGTCGGGTCCTCTTCGTCGTTGCCGCGCACCACGTGGCCGTTCGTGAGAAGGTAACCATCCTCCGAGATGAAAAACCCGCTGCCGGCCGCCCGCTCGTGCTGAATCGCGACGACGGAGGGATCGACCCGTCGCACGACATCATCGGTGATCTCATCCGTCGGCGCGGCCGCCAGCCGCATCCGGGTCGCGGTGGCGAGGATCACCATTGTCCACCGCCGGCCTGCGCTCATGGCGCAGCCCTCCGCGCCGCCCGGCCCAGCGTCAGGTTGAGCGCCTCGAAGTCGGTGGTACGGCCGCGCACGAGCCGGATCAACACCACCTCCGCGCGGCGCGCGCGCAGATCGTCGAGCACCGCGCGGAACCGGGCGACGTCGGGCGTCGGCCGCCCATCCATCTCCACAATCACATCGCCCGGCATGATCAGATTCCTACCAAACGCGCTGCCGGTCGCCGCGGGGCTGCCCTTCTCCACCGCGGTCACCAGCACGCCCCGCTCGACGAACAGCGAGCGCTGAAACACATCGAAGTCTTTCACCGTCTGCACGGTCAGGCCGAGATCCTCCGCCTGCAGTGTCTCCGGCTCGGGCCGCCGCTCGAGACGCCCCGCCAGCTCGAGAGTCCTCCCCTCCCGAAGCACGCGCAGACGGAACGGTTGGCCGGGCCGGTTACCCAACGTCTGAAAGAAAAACTCCGTCGCTCGGGCGCCGTAGAGCCGGATCGCTTGCCCGTTCACGTGCGTGACGACATCCCCCGCCCGCAGGCCGACCTTCGCGGCGGGGCTGCCCCCCGCGACGTGCGTCACCCAGATCGCCGAGGCCGGCCAGCCGCGACGCCTTGCAAGATCGCGATTCACCGGCTCGATGAACACGCCCAGCCAGCCCCGCGCCGCCATCACCGTGCCCGTGCCGCCGTCGCCGCGCGCCTCCGCCAGCAGCACCTCCAAATCCTCCGCCAGATCTTGGGCAACCAGCACCGATCGCCCGTCGAAAATGCCGGCCCAACGGCCCCGCAGGTCCGCCACCGGCGCTCCCCGCGCCTCCGACGGCAGCGACTCCACCAGATGACGGCGATATCGGCCCGCAATCTCGCCACGGCTGATCGCGGGAAACATGAAGCGTTCGTCCGCCTCCGCGGTGACGGTCGGCACGACCGCGACCAGCCAGTCGCCGGCGGCTGGCGGCGGCGCGGGCGACCGGTCCAGCGGCGCGAGCGGTGCCCGAGGCCGAAACTTTAGAATCGTGAGGTTCAGCGTGTCGCTCGATCGAACCGGCCGAGCGGGGTACGCATCCACTCCGATTCGCACCTCGATGCGGCCACCGTAATCGCTTTTGTACCGACCGGGCACCAGCACATGGCCCTCCGGCGTAAGCACCGTTCCGGTCAGATGCACCGCCGTCGGCGCCGCCGCTGCGGCGCCCTCGCCGGTGCGGCCGCTCTCACCGGCGGGGGGCGGTTCCGGCTCGATCGTGACGGCAACCACCGATGGCTCAATCGCGCGGGCCGCGTCGGCAAGGCCCGCGCGCAGCGACGCAGCGGCCAGCCGGCCCACGGCCGGTCTTGCGAAGCCTGCACACCCGCCGGCCGCCACGGCCGCCAGCAACACCGCGCCCACGCGGACCGCTGTCGCCACCAGGCGGCCTGTGCTCATGGCTGCAGTGGCCAGCCGTCCCGGTAGGTCCGCCGGAGATACGCGTTGGCGTCCGGCACGTTTGTGACCACGCCCCGCTCGCCGTCGTACTGCAGCTTCTTCCCCGCACGGTACGCCACCAGCCCCAGCAGCATCATCTCGATCATCAACCCCGCGTAGTCGAAGTTGCACGAGGTGCGCTTGTCCCCCTTGCACGCCTCGATCCATTCCCGCTGAAAGTGCTTCGGTTTCGGCAGCCGTTGGTCCGGCGAGCGCGGCCGGTAGTAAGTAAAGTCTGCTCCGTCGCCGACCGGAATCACCATCCGCGAGGTGAAATCGGCAACCACCACGCCCTGCGTACCCTTGAACATCGCGCCGTGGTCGATCTTCTTCAGATCCACCCAATCCTTGGGCGACTTCGGCATGTGCCCCCCCTGGCACCACTGCACCGTGATCGCGGGCCGCCAGTCGTTTTTCGGTAGCTCGAATGTCGCGGTGAGTTCCACCGGCGTGACGTCCGGGTTGAACGGCTCGCCCGTCGCCTCCGCCGACACCGGATGCGTGCCGTCCACGACGTTCCACACGATGTCCATCGTGTGACTGCCCATGTCGCCCACCTGGCCGCTGCCAAAGTCCCAGTACATGTTCCACTGCAGACAGTTCGCACCCGGGCCGCCCGAGAAATAGCCGGGGTTGTACGGATGGTACGGTGAGGGTCCCAGCCAAAGGTCCCAATGCAGCCACGGGGGCGGGTCGCCCGCGGGGGGCAGGTAGCCGCTGCGGCGGATCTGGCGATTGCCCCACGCCCACGCCGCCCGCAGCTCACCAATCACGCCGTCGTGAATCATTTCGCGCAGCCGGTTGAAGTTCTCGTGGGCATGGCGCTGCGTGCCCACCTGCGTGGCCAGCCGGTCGCGATTCTTCAGGTAGGTTGCGCGCACCACCCGGGCTTCCTCGACGCTGTTCGCGAGGGGCTTCTCCATGTACACGTGCAGCCCCCGGTGCATCGCCCAGTTCGCAATGTGCGCGTGCGTGTGATCCGCGGTGCAACAAACGATCGCATCCAGGTCCTTCTGCTCGATGCACTTTCGCCAGTCCACATACGTCTTCGCGTTCGGATACTTCTTCGCCGCCTCCGCGAGATGCTGCTCGTTGATATCGCAGAGCGCCACAATGTTCTCGTCCTTCAGCGCGTCGTACAGCGCCAGCGCCCGCCCCCACACTCCGATCATCGCAATGTTCAAACGATTGCTCGGCGCACCTGGCCCTCCCAACGCTCCCCCGCGAAGAATCAGGAAGCTTCCCACCGACGCGCCGGCGCGAAGAAAGGTACGCCGTTTCATGCTGACCACTCCTTGGTTGGGGCACACACCGCGCCGCACTCTAACGGACCTGTCACACACCTTCAAGCATTGCCAGTGCCGCGGCGCCGCACCAACCGCCCGGCCACCGTTCCACCGGTTGACATCGCCGAGCCGGTCGAGCACCTTCTGCGGTCAAAGGAGCCTCCATGCCTTCGATCGAGCGGTTCCTCGCCGTCGTGGTTTTCGCGCTGTTGCCGCTGGTCGCCACCGGCTGGTCCGGTCACCACACCCACGCCGACGGGCTGTGGCTCTCGATCCCCGAGATCGCACCGGTCGAACAGCCCTCGCTGCCGCAGCCGGTGGTGGTCGTTGTGTCCAACGGGCGGTCGAGCGAATGGCGGGGGCAGCTGCGAATCGAACATCTCGTGGACGACTGGCACTGCGACGGGCCGGACCGATTCGCGATTCAGCTGCCGGCCGCATCGGCGACCGCGCTCTCCACCCGCATTCGCAGCGGAGCGTTCGTGTTCGATGCGCTCTATCCTCTGCACGCACGGCTCTACCCAGAAGGAGCCAGCACCGCGCAGCTGCACGCGGTCCGCATTTTCGAAGTGCGACGCCCGGCGACCGCCGTCCGGCCACCTACCGTCGCGACCAACCAGACGATTCGTCTGCCCTTCGATCGCGCGATCGCGCTGCGGCCGACCCGCGCCCACCGGTTCGGCTGGGCCTATGACGGCGGGCCCGAACGGTTCGCCGCGGCCCCCGGCTGGACCGGCTCGGACCCCGTCTCGCGCGCGTCCATCGTGTTCGAACGGGTGTCGGCACCGGATCCCCGAGATGCGGTTGGACTGCACGTCCCCTTTGAAGGCGGTGTCGGCCGTGCCTGGGTTGAATGGACGGTGTCGCTGCCGCCGGCTGGCCCGGTGGAACTGCGCAGCGCTACGACGATCTACCACGCCGGTGAGAGCGCTCGCGGCCGCAGCGACGGCATCGTGTTTCGCGCGATGGTGATCGCCCCCCCGGCGCCACCGGTGTTGGTTCGCGAAGAAATGTGCACGAACCGCCAGTGGCAGAGTTTTTCTGCGGACCTCAGCGCTTGGACGGGCCGAACCGTCGCGATCCGTCTCGAGTGCGATCCAGGCCCGAAACGCAACACCGCATTTGACCAGGCATGGTGGGCGGAGCCGGTGCTGGTGGCCGGCAGCGCGCGCGAGCTGCTCCCCCCGCCCCGGTTGCTGCCGCCGCAACCGGAGCAGACGCGTTCGCTGCGACAGTTGGCCGAGGAGGTTGCCGCAGGACGGCGGAGCGCCGACGGCGCGGAGAGCTTTGCGCTTGGCCACAGCGCCGCGGCGGCACTGCGGCCAGGGCCGGCAGGTCTGCTGGACGGCCTCATCGCGCTGGCTGCACACAACGCCGGTTCGGTTGCGTTGGCCGGGCTGGAAGTGGATGTGGAAGGCCGTCCCGCCGGCCGTTATCCGAGTACCGTGCTATGCCGTGGAGCCGACGTCATGCGAGTTGATCGCGGGGTGCGCGTTCGTCACCGCATGGCGGACGAGCGGGGCGAGTTTCTCCTCGACGTGTCCGTGTGCGCAGAACGTGGCGCGCTGCGCCTGGCCGTCCAGTGTGAGCGCGAGGTGACCGCATTGCGGCTCGCTCCATGGGACCGTGTCCCGGCACGGGTGTACTGGGGTCACGGATACGTGGTGGAACAGCCGGACGCGAACGTCTGGCATGCCGGCGGCCACGGCATGGCCAGCAGCCATGTCGGCATC
Above is a genomic segment from Kiritimatiellia bacterium containing:
- a CDS encoding trypsin-like peptidase domain-containing protein, which translates into the protein MSAGRRWTMVILATATRMRLAAAPTDEITDDVVRRVDPSVVAIQHERAAGSGFFISEDGYLLTNGHVVRGNDEEDPTQPARSITVVMYDEQKLPARVIGFSLDPDVALLKVDPPRPVRPVEFANPREAHVGQVCFAVGTPIGLKRTYTRGILSNVERADLGTETRVFQTDAAINPGNSGGPLFDRDGRVLGLNTYAGRGQNLGFTIPIDVALVLRDHFLRYGRFVRAVVPLFLTDELYDELARAMGVDRGILIHFVLPGSAAHRAGLRDGDVLIEVDGRPCSARRRVELLDFEWEQSIRQPGETVAYTVRRRTAHGVTNLTVRARLEALEPLPAMGRHAGELVETRIEALGLGVLPIVTLHRLLHSLPDDCGVLVQTVQPYSAAARAGLRRFDIVTSLGGRPTPDAATFVAVLESNLARRLPEIELEAVRGRRRLPTALAPAYPLAGRRVGWLAATTNTVFADLVRRELLADGAEIETVESGSAAAPDAMVVLADAVGGLRGRADVARQLAAVWAGGGVVAAMGPAVLVVLEGVPELRNRKLTTDPALSAEVKRLGGRYVGGAMVTDGRWITATGADRASVRAFARAVRRAIWALDSPPEEPDPADTDTPPPAGN
- a CDS encoding Gfo/Idh/MocA family oxidoreductase is translated as MKRRTFLRAGASVGSFLILRGGALGGPGAPSNRLNIAMIGVWGRALALYDALKDENIVALCDINEQHLAEAAKKYPNAKTYVDWRKCIEQKDLDAIVCCTADHTHAHIANWAMHRGLHVYMEKPLANSVEEARVVRATYLKNRDRLATQVGTQRHAHENFNRLREMIHDGVIGELRAAWAWGNRQIRRSGYLPPAGDPPPWLHWDLWLGPSPYHPYNPGYFSGGPGANCLQWNMYWDFGSGQVGDMGSHTMDIVWNVVDGTHPVSAEATGEPFNPDVTPVELTATFELPKNDWRPAITVQWCQGGHMPKSPKDWVDLKKIDHGAMFKGTQGVVVADFTSRMVIPVGDGADFTYYRPRSPDQRLPKPKHFQREWIEACKGDKRTSCNFDYAGLMIEMMLLGLVAYRAGKKLQYDGERGVVTNVPDANAYLRRTYRDGWPLQP
- a CDS encoding PDZ domain-containing protein, giving the protein MSTGRLVATAVRVGAVLLAAVAAGGCAGFARPAVGRLAAASLRAGLADAARAIEPSVVAVTIEPEPPPAGESGRTGEGAAAAAPTAVHLTGTVLTPEGHVLVPGRYKSDYGGRIEVRIGVDAYPARPVRSSDTLNLTILKFRPRAPLAPLDRSPAPPPAAGDWLVAVVPTVTAEADERFMFPAISRGEIAGRYRRHLVESLPSEARGAPVADLRGRWAGIFDGRSVLVAQDLAEDLEVLLAEARGDGGTGTVMAARGWLGVFIEPVNRDLARRRGWPASAIWVTHVAGGSPAAKVGLRAGDVVTHVNGQAIRLYGARATEFFFQTLGNRPGQPFRLRVLREGRTLELAGRLERRPEPETLQAEDLGLTVQTVKDFDVFQRSLFVERGVLVTAVEKGSPAATGSAFGRNLIMPGDVIVEMDGRPTPDVARFRAVLDDLRARRAEVVLIRLVRGRTTDFEALNLTLGRAARRAAP